Proteins co-encoded in one Flavobacterium fluviale genomic window:
- a CDS encoding S41 family peptidase, with amino-acid sequence MYPYFKKKFIIPVAAAGMLFVGTSFKEDFFEIAKQIEIFTTLFKAVNTNYVDETNPGDLMDKAIKSMLGSLDPYTVYFNEQDVVNFKINNTGEYTGIGALISRKKDRLVVREPYKNYPADKAGLKAGDEIIQIGDVLIADFKDDASQLLKGTKNTKINIKYLRQGKPYTTVLVLDEVDIKSVPFYGKIDDKTGYIVLAHFSRKASAEVKDALEKLKADGASQIVLDLRGNPGGLLNEAIDICNLFVPKNEVIVTTKSRIEKHNNTYKTTKEPIDTQIPLAILVNGRSASASEIVSGALQDLDRAVILGSRSFGKGLVQRSVDLTYGTQLKVTISRYYTPSGRCIQALDYAHKDKNGVALKTDAKNFNAFKTRKGRTVYDGGGVLPDIELEETKTSAIAAALIKNDGVFDYATTYYYKNPNLGDKIPTITDADYSSFKQFLKANKITFDTETEVALKNTLAAAKNEKIDETIAPEYQQLLAALEKSETTLLDKNQKEIKNMIQEELIKRYQYQEGLYQFYIKNNSEIKRAVNVLNNQTEYKTILKM; translated from the coding sequence ATGTATCCGTATTTCAAAAAGAAATTTATTATACCTGTAGCTGCTGCGGGGATGTTGTTTGTTGGAACCAGTTTTAAAGAAGATTTTTTTGAAATTGCCAAACAGATCGAGATTTTTACGACTTTGTTTAAAGCTGTAAATACCAATTATGTAGACGAAACGAATCCTGGCGATTTGATGGATAAAGCGATCAAAAGTATGTTGGGAAGTTTAGACCCATACACAGTTTACTTTAACGAACAAGATGTTGTTAATTTTAAAATCAACAATACTGGAGAATATACTGGAATTGGCGCTTTGATTTCAAGAAAGAAAGATCGTCTGGTTGTTCGCGAACCTTATAAAAACTATCCTGCCGATAAAGCCGGATTGAAAGCAGGTGACGAAATTATTCAGATTGGCGATGTTTTGATTGCCGATTTTAAAGATGATGCTTCTCAATTGTTGAAAGGGACAAAAAACACTAAAATCAATATTAAATATCTACGTCAGGGGAAACCTTATACTACTGTTTTGGTTTTGGATGAAGTAGACATTAAATCGGTTCCTTTTTATGGAAAAATTGATGATAAAACAGGTTATATTGTTTTAGCGCATTTTAGCAGAAAAGCTTCTGCAGAAGTAAAAGATGCTCTTGAAAAATTAAAAGCAGATGGAGCGTCACAAATTGTTCTCGATTTACGTGGAAATCCAGGAGGTTTATTAAACGAAGCCATTGATATCTGTAATTTATTTGTTCCGAAAAATGAAGTAATTGTAACTACAAAATCAAGAATTGAAAAGCATAATAATACTTATAAAACAACCAAAGAGCCTATTGATACACAAATTCCACTGGCAATTTTAGTTAACGGAAGAAGTGCTTCGGCTTCAGAAATTGTATCTGGCGCTTTACAGGATTTAGACCGCGCGGTGATTTTAGGAAGCAGAAGTTTCGGAAAAGGTTTGGTACAGCGTTCGGTTGACCTTACTTATGGAACGCAGTTAAAAGTTACTATTTCTAGATATTACACTCCATCTGGACGCTGCATTCAGGCATTGGATTATGCCCATAAAGATAAAAACGGCGTGGCACTAAAAACTGATGCCAAAAATTTTAATGCTTTTAAAACCAGAAAAGGTAGAACGGTTTATGACGGCGGCGGTGTTTTACCAGATATCGAACTAGAAGAAACTAAAACCAGCGCAATAGCAGCGGCTTTAATTAAAAATGACGGTGTTTTTGATTATGCGACAACGTATTATTATAAAAACCCAAACCTTGGAGATAAAATCCCAACCATAACAGACGCAGATTACAGTTCTTTTAAACAATTTTTGAAAGCAAATAAAATCACTTTTGATACCGAAACTGAAGTGGCTTTGAAAAACACTCTAGCAGCAGCTAAAAATGAAAAAATAGACGAAACGATTGCTCCTGAATATCAGCAGTTACTGGCCGCTTTAGAAAAAAGTGAAACCACTTTGCTGGATAAAAACCAAAAAGAAATTAAAAACATGATCCAGGAAGAATTGATTAAGAGATATCAATATCAGGAAGGTTTGTATCAGTTTTATATCAAAAATAATTCTGAAATTAAAAGAGCAGTTAATGTATTAAATAACCAGACAGAATATAAAACGATTTTAAAGATGTAG
- a CDS encoding OmpA family protein — protein MNLTLAILVLYFCTASAQQKPVKTLYFEFDRFDLTDKQIHVVSDFIKNIDTSEVESVQIYGYCDDRGSDNYNFKLSKKRARTIQNLLVGYGFDKGKIIILEGKGRIAVKADTIQNLHETRLRNRRVDLIVVKNNFGKGTHTSFKKGLKLAIKFV, from the coding sequence ATGAACCTAACTTTAGCCATACTTGTACTCTATTTTTGTACGGCATCGGCACAACAAAAACCTGTTAAAACTCTTTATTTTGAATTTGACAGATTTGATTTGACAGACAAACAAATCCATGTTGTTTCGGACTTTATAAAAAACATAGACACATCTGAAGTGGAGTCCGTACAGATTTATGGCTATTGCGATGATCGCGGAAGTGACAACTACAATTTTAAATTATCAAAAAAACGGGCAAGAACCATTCAAAATCTTCTTGTGGGTTATGGATTTGATAAAGGGAAAATTATAATTCTGGAGGGAAAAGGAAGGATTGCAGTAAAAGCAGATACTATTCAAAACTTGCACGAAACACGACTCCGAAATCGGCGTGTCGACTTAATTGTTGTAAAAAATAATTTCGGAAAAGGAACTCATACTTCATTTAAAAAAGGTCTTAAGTTGGCGATAAAGTTTGTTTAG
- a CDS encoding OmpA family protein translates to MILFDIGSSKLTYTAKKVLDKAAVILENHQNLQFEILGHVCCTPEIYIDAIDHATKERRLSWNRAKTVFRYLISKKISKSRMTYVGCGNKYPLKKGDKYDRRVEFVITKI, encoded by the coding sequence TTGATTTTATTTGATATCGGAAGTTCAAAACTGACTTATACTGCGAAGAAAGTTCTGGACAAAGCTGCGGTCATTTTAGAAAATCATCAAAATTTACAATTTGAAATTCTCGGCCATGTCTGCTGTACACCCGAGATTTACATTGACGCTATAGACCATGCCACAAAAGAAAGGAGACTTTCTTGGAATCGTGCCAAAACTGTTTTTCGCTATTTAATTTCTAAAAAAATATCCAAAAGCCGTATGACTTATGTGGGCTGCGGAAACAAGTATCCCCTCAAGAAAGGGGATAAATATGATCGGCGGGTGGAGTTTGTGATTACTAAGATTTGA
- a CDS encoding GNAT family N-acetyltransferase has protein sequence MELKWKIKPFEALNVNELYDLLQLRSEIFVVEQNCVYLDLDGKDKKALHLIGEYEGKIVAYSRLFDAGISFDNASIGRVVVDANYRDKKFGHDLMREAIAQIQSNFGKDKITIGAQLYLKKFYESHGFVQTSEMYLEDDIPHIEMIRE, from the coding sequence ATGGAGTTAAAATGGAAAATAAAGCCTTTTGAGGCATTAAATGTAAACGAGCTATATGATTTACTCCAATTAAGAAGCGAGATCTTTGTAGTGGAGCAAAACTGCGTTTATTTGGATTTAGATGGCAAAGACAAGAAAGCATTACACCTAATTGGCGAATATGAAGGCAAAATTGTGGCGTATTCTCGTTTATTTGACGCAGGAATTTCATTTGATAACGCTTCTATTGGAAGAGTTGTAGTTGATGCCAATTACAGAGATAAAAAATTTGGACACGATTTAATGCGAGAAGCAATCGCTCAAATACAATCAAACTTCGGGAAAGATAAAATTACTATCGGCGCACAATTGTATTTGAAGAAATTCTACGAAAGTCACGGTTTTGTGCAAACAAGCGAAATGTATTTAGAAGATGATATTCCGCATATTGAGATGATTCGAGAGTAA
- a CDS encoding DUF1579 domain-containing protein, translating to MKKLTATLVLFLLCFISCKKEVKTETVTTNVSDTTKTEEPIAEEPVDSAAQAKAWQAYATPGAPHKLLSDEVGTWNCEMTFWYEPNAKPEKSSSVATIKMILGGRYQEANYVGKIMGAPFEGKSTVAYNNASKEFTTTFIDNMGTGMMVAVGKYDEGTKSVEYKGEVVNPVTGKKAPYREVYTIVDPTTRKMEMYDTKNGAEYKSMEIVMKKK from the coding sequence ATGAAAAAATTAACCGCAACACTAGTATTGTTTTTGCTATGTTTTATTTCTTGTAAAAAAGAAGTTAAAACCGAAACCGTAACCACAAATGTTTCAGACACTACAAAAACAGAAGAACCAATTGCCGAAGAACCAGTGGACTCTGCAGCACAAGCAAAAGCATGGCAGGCATATGCTACACCAGGAGCTCCGCATAAATTATTGTCAGACGAAGTCGGAACTTGGAATTGTGAAATGACTTTTTGGTATGAACCAAATGCGAAACCGGAAAAAAGCTCTTCGGTTGCAACTATTAAAATGATTCTTGGAGGACGTTATCAGGAAGCAAATTATGTCGGAAAAATTATGGGTGCGCCTTTTGAAGGCAAAAGCACAGTGGCATACAACAATGCCAGTAAAGAATTCACAACCACTTTTATCGATAATATGGGAACTGGAATGATGGTTGCGGTTGGTAAATATGATGAAGGCACAAAAAGTGTAGAATACAAAGGCGAAGTTGTAAATCCCGTAACTGGAAAAAAAGCACCTTACAGAGAAGTATATACAATTGTTGATCCCACAACACGAAAAATGGAAATGTACGATACAAAAAATGGAGCGGAATATAAAAGCATGGAAATTGTAATGAAGAAAAAATAA
- a CDS encoding DUF4837 family protein, which yields MNKTHFLFLLLSFFLISCFKGEKQNDTVSGKTNTISIIIDDQLWYGEVGDSIRNKFASPVLGLTQEEPLFTINQYPARLLEGFVTDSRSIIVVKKTASEKFEIIRSKALPHNTFRIYGKSVDDIICSIELNSPEIIKQIHDAEIKKVQEDNSKSLLNPAVIKNKFHIDLQIPSGYEYMLHKKNFIWLKKEIISGNTSLLMYQIPLHNFQKKKDIVNSIVRMRDSIGRYIKGREPNTRMITSEAYAPYFSKIILNNRDAFETKGTWELKNDFMAGPFINYAIVDKTYNRLLVIEGFCYSPSNQERDLMLDLEAIIKSVKIDKR from the coding sequence ATGAATAAAACCCATTTTTTATTTCTATTACTTTCATTTTTCCTGATTTCATGCTTTAAAGGTGAAAAGCAAAACGATACAGTTTCGGGAAAAACCAATACTATTTCGATCATTATCGACGATCAGCTTTGGTATGGAGAAGTAGGTGATAGTATCCGAAATAAATTTGCCTCGCCAGTTCTTGGACTCACGCAGGAAGAACCTCTTTTTACCATCAATCAATATCCTGCCAGATTACTGGAAGGCTTTGTTACCGACAGCCGAAGCATTATTGTGGTAAAAAAAACAGCCTCGGAAAAATTCGAAATCATTCGAAGCAAAGCTTTACCTCACAATACTTTTCGCATCTACGGAAAATCAGTAGACGATATTATCTGCAGTATCGAACTAAATTCTCCCGAAATCATAAAACAAATTCATGACGCCGAAATTAAAAAGGTTCAGGAAGACAATAGTAAATCATTGTTGAATCCGGCTGTCATTAAAAATAAATTTCATATCGATCTCCAAATTCCTAGTGGATATGAATATATGCTTCATAAGAAGAACTTTATTTGGCTGAAAAAAGAAATTATCAGCGGTAATACCAGTCTTTTGATGTATCAAATCCCTCTGCATAATTTCCAAAAGAAAAAAGATATCGTCAATTCAATTGTGCGCATGCGTGATTCGATCGGGCGCTACATTAAAGGACGTGAGCCCAATACAAGAATGATTACCAGTGAAGCATATGCGCCCTATTTTTCTAAGATTATTTTAAACAATAGAGATGCGTTTGAAACGAAGGGAACCTGGGAATTAAAAAATGATTTTATGGCTGGACCGTTTATTAATTATGCTATAGTGGACAAAACCTATAATCGTCTTTTGGTTATAGAAGGTTTTTGTTATTCACCTTCCAATCAAGAACGCGATTTGATGTTAGATTTAGAAGCAATTATCAAATCAGTGAAAATTGATAAACGATAA
- a CDS encoding LysM peptidoglycan-binding domain-containing protein, whose protein sequence is MIVKKISLVVTALFSFSMFAQESAEFSREIKQDIKLSYLDSIKSTFKKEPLAAKVDSLWMNELVSLDIYDDLTKDIQTINKDVTVDEELPTELLKQRLAAMNEKSPFEIEYNQGLENIIKSFLKNRKKSFSRLMALSEYYFPIFEDAFAKQNVPLEIKYLAVVESALNPKAVSKMGATGLWQFMYGTGKQYALKIDSYIDERSDPLKATAACSEYMTKMFNIFGDWELVLASYNSGPGNVTKAIRRSGGKTKYWDIRNYLPRETQGYVPAFLATMYLFEYHKEHGINPERAVVKNFETDTIAIKNQMSFKQIADLLDMPQSQIQLLNPSYKMNIVPFYQGEQHFIRLPKDKIATFVSNEDQIYAYVKHDTEFRSTSSRLAVKYAPKAKPAAKPAAIDNSDYEFYKVRKGDNLGAIASKYNVSITELKKWNNLKTNSVAVGRSIKIKSEEPASVKTNAVIDKREEAIAAADDKEKSKTVDQDYVVAAGDNLGSIAKKFGTTIAELKELNNLTSNNIGLGKTLIISKASPIIEEPASITSAIASNSVDSFKKKASSKNIGEDYYVKKGDSLYSISKKYPGVTISDIKKWNGIKDEDIKPGMKLKING, encoded by the coding sequence ATGATTGTAAAGAAAATATCCTTAGTGGTTACAGCTTTATTCTCTTTTTCAATGTTCGCGCAGGAATCTGCAGAATTTTCTAGAGAAATTAAGCAAGACATTAAGTTGTCGTATTTAGATTCTATTAAAAGCACATTCAAAAAAGAGCCGTTAGCTGCAAAAGTTGATAGTTTATGGATGAACGAATTAGTAAGTCTGGACATCTATGACGATTTAACAAAAGACATTCAAACCATCAACAAAGATGTTACAGTTGATGAAGAACTGCCAACCGAATTGCTAAAACAGCGTTTGGCGGCTATGAATGAGAAATCGCCCTTTGAGATAGAATACAATCAAGGTTTAGAAAATATAATAAAGTCATTTCTTAAGAACCGTAAAAAATCGTTTTCTCGATTAATGGCTTTATCAGAATATTATTTCCCAATCTTCGAGGACGCCTTTGCCAAACAAAATGTTCCTTTGGAAATAAAATATTTAGCCGTTGTAGAATCTGCTTTAAACCCTAAAGCAGTTTCTAAAATGGGCGCTACGGGTCTTTGGCAATTCATGTACGGAACCGGAAAACAATACGCTTTAAAAATCGATTCTTATATCGATGAAAGAAGCGACCCTCTTAAAGCTACAGCTGCATGTTCTGAATACATGACAAAAATGTTCAATATTTTTGGTGACTGGGAACTGGTTTTAGCATCTTATAATTCAGGTCCTGGAAATGTTACCAAAGCAATTCGCCGTTCTGGAGGAAAAACAAAATATTGGGACATTAGAAATTACCTTCCTAGAGAAACTCAAGGTTATGTTCCTGCTTTCTTAGCAACCATGTATCTTTTTGAATATCATAAAGAACACGGAATTAACCCAGAGAGAGCTGTGGTTAAAAACTTTGAAACGGATACAATAGCAATTAAAAATCAAATGTCTTTCAAACAGATTGCCGATTTATTAGACATGCCTCAATCTCAGATTCAGCTTTTAAATCCATCTTATAAAATGAATATCGTTCCTTTCTATCAAGGAGAGCAGCATTTTATTCGTCTTCCAAAAGATAAAATAGCAACATTTGTTTCTAACGAAGATCAAATTTATGCTTACGTTAAACATGATACAGAATTTAGATCAACTTCATCAAGACTAGCTGTAAAATACGCTCCAAAAGCTAAGCCGGCGGCTAAACCTGCAGCAATTGATAATAGTGATTACGAATTTTACAAAGTTAGAAAAGGAGATAATTTAGGAGCAATCGCTTCAAAATACAATGTTAGTATTACTGAATTGAAGAAATGGAATAATTTAAAAACCAATTCAGTTGCTGTTGGAAGAAGTATTAAAATTAAATCTGAAGAGCCAGCATCAGTTAAAACAAATGCAGTTATTGATAAAAGAGAAGAAGCTATCGCAGCTGCTGACGATAAAGAAAAGTCAAAAACAGTTGATCAGGATTATGTTGTTGCGGCTGGAGACAATTTAGGAAGCATTGCAAAGAAATTCGGTACGACTATTGCGGAGTTAAAAGAGCTTAACAATTTAACTTCGAATAATATTGGTTTAGGAAAAACGCTTATCATTTCAAAAGCGTCACCAATTATAGAAGAACCGGCTTCAATAACTTCAGCAATCGCATCAAACTCGGTTGATTCATTTAAGAAAAAAGCCTCTTCTAAAAATATTGGCGAAGATTATTACGTTAAAAAAGGAGACTCTTTATACAGTATTTCTAAAAAATATCCTGGAGTAACAATTTCAGATATTAAAAAATGGAATGGTATTAAAGATGAAGATATTAAACCGGGAATGAAACTTAAAATAAACGGATAA
- a CDS encoding phosphoglycerate kinase, with amino-acid sequence MKTLNDFDFKNKKAIIRVDFNVPLDENFNVTDTTRIEAAKPTIDTILAQGGSLILMSHLGRPKGAEEKYSLKHILKTASDILGVEVKFAENCVGEPAQTAAKDLKPGEVLLLENLRFHAEEEAGDENFAKELASLGDIYVNDAFGTAHRAHASTTIIAQFFPNDKCFGTLLAKEIESLNKVLNNSEKPVTAVLGGSKVSSKITVIENILDKVDHMIIGGGMTFTFIKAQGGKIGESICEDDKLDLALEILRLAKEKNVQVHIPVDVIAADDFSNTANTQVVDVTAIPDGWQGLDAGPKSLENFKKVILESKTILWNGPLGVFEMETFSKGTIALGDYIAEATENGAFSLVGGGDSVAAVKQFGFEDKMSYVSTGGGAMLEMLEGKVLPGIAAILD; translated from the coding sequence ATGAAAACTTTAAACGATTTCGATTTTAAAAATAAAAAAGCAATTATCCGTGTTGACTTCAATGTTCCGTTGGATGAAAATTTTAACGTTACAGATACAACACGTATTGAGGCAGCAAAACCAACTATTGACACAATCTTAGCGCAAGGCGGAAGCTTGATCTTAATGTCTCATTTAGGCAGACCAAAAGGAGCAGAAGAGAAATATTCTCTAAAACATATTTTAAAAACAGCTTCAGATATTTTAGGAGTTGAGGTAAAATTTGCTGAAAACTGTGTTGGAGAGCCAGCTCAGACTGCAGCAAAAGATTTAAAACCAGGCGAAGTTCTATTACTAGAAAATCTACGTTTTCATGCTGAAGAAGAAGCTGGAGATGAGAATTTTGCTAAAGAATTAGCTTCTCTTGGAGATATTTATGTAAACGATGCATTTGGTACAGCTCACAGAGCACACGCATCTACTACAATTATTGCACAATTTTTTCCAAACGATAAATGTTTCGGAACTTTATTGGCTAAAGAAATTGAGAGTTTAAATAAAGTACTTAATAACAGTGAAAAACCTGTTACAGCGGTTCTTGGAGGTTCTAAAGTTTCATCTAAAATCACAGTTATCGAAAATATCTTGGATAAAGTAGATCACATGATTATTGGTGGTGGAATGACATTTACTTTCATTAAAGCACAAGGCGGAAAAATCGGTGAATCTATCTGCGAAGACGATAAATTAGACTTAGCTCTTGAAATTTTAAGATTAGCAAAAGAGAAAAACGTTCAAGTTCATATTCCAGTTGATGTTATTGCTGCAGATGATTTCTCAAACACTGCTAATACTCAGGTTGTAGATGTAACTGCAATTCCTGACGGATGGCAAGGTTTAGACGCAGGTCCAAAATCTTTAGAGAACTTCAAAAAAGTAATTTTAGAGTCAAAAACTATACTTTGGAATGGTCCATTAGGAGTTTTTGAAATGGAAACTTTCTCTAAAGGAACTATCGCATTAGGAGATTATATTGCTGAAGCTACAGAAAATGGTGCATTTTCTTTAGTTGGAGGTGGTGATTCTGTTGCAGCAGTAAAACAATTCGGATTTGAGGACAAAATGAGCTATGTTTCTACTGGTGGCGGGGCTATGCTTGAGATGTTAGAAGGAAAAGTTTTACCTGGAATTGCTGCAATTTTAGACTAA
- a CDS encoding PorP/SprF family type IX secretion system membrane protein, which yields MKKFILSLVLMAVTTSYSQELNLPVFTQYLADNPFILSPAYAGIGDNLRIRANGLTQWVGIKDAPDNQSLYADFRVLDRSGVGLSFYNDSNGNTRQTGAKVSFAHHLILDYYTEKYLSFGISYNFNSFRIETGNFTGDVNGVPVALDPSITDNRYNSNNNFDISALYRQKGFYLSFNANNVLKKNTDKFRGVEPELLSNFQVYSGFTFRDGENRRIEYEPSVFLQYFASDQRSTTDFNFKYRRYNRYEDYYWIGVSYRFLNDQFPKPLAAGPMAGFMKSKFYFAYSYQLMFNGLGTYNSGTHSITIGFDFLQSISNCPCTQSPVHD from the coding sequence ATGAAAAAGTTTATTTTATCCTTAGTACTCATGGCTGTAACAACAAGTTACAGCCAAGAGTTAAACCTACCAGTATTTACCCAGTATTTGGCTGATAACCCTTTTATTCTTTCGCCTGCTTATGCCGGTATCGGAGATAATCTCCGTATTAGAGCCAATGGTTTAACGCAGTGGGTCGGAATTAAAGATGCGCCAGATAACCAATCATTGTATGCCGATTTTCGTGTTCTAGATCGTTCGGGTGTTGGTTTGTCATTTTATAATGACAGCAACGGAAATACTAGACAAACAGGAGCTAAAGTTTCTTTTGCGCACCACCTTATTTTAGATTATTACACAGAGAAATATCTATCATTTGGTATTTCGTACAACTTTAATAGTTTCCGTATTGAGACTGGAAATTTTACAGGAGACGTAAACGGGGTTCCCGTAGCGCTAGATCCTTCGATAACAGACAACCGCTATAACTCAAACAACAACTTTGATATTAGTGCCTTGTACCGTCAAAAAGGATTTTACTTGAGTTTTAATGCCAACAACGTCTTAAAGAAAAACACCGATAAGTTTAGAGGAGTTGAACCAGAATTACTATCAAACTTTCAGGTATATTCTGGATTTACTTTCAGAGATGGAGAAAACAGAAGAATCGAATACGAACCATCGGTTTTCTTGCAGTACTTTGCAAGTGACCAGCGTTCAACAACCGATTTTAACTTCAAATACAGACGTTACAACCGTTACGAAGATTATTATTGGATTGGAGTTTCGTACCGTTTCTTAAATGACCAGTTCCCAAAACCTTTGGCAGCAGGACCTATGGCTGGTTTTATGAAATCTAAATTCTATTTTGCGTACTCTTACCAATTAATGTTTAACGGTCTAGGAACTTATAATTCTGGAACTCACTCAATAACAATTGGGTTTGATTTCTTGCAGTCTATCAGTAACTGTCCTTGTACACAAAGTCCAGTTCACGATTAA